A portion of the Oxynema aestuarii AP17 genome contains these proteins:
- the trpE gene encoding anthranilate synthase component I, with translation MIFPSFSKFSELAKEGNFVPVYQEWVADLETPVSAWYKVCSGQPYSFLLESVEGGEKLGRYSFLGCDPLWVLEARGDRTTQKHRDGAIETFDGDPFAVLSRCLETIDPVQLPELPPGVGGLFGFWGYELIRWIEPRVPVYPPAEGDLPDGLWMQADTLLIFDQVKRKIWAIAYADLRDPETNRETAYQQACDRVRRFVDKLQMPLSGKDTVLEWHPPTSPTDAEDALAWTSNTSKAKFCENVLKAKQYITDGDIFQVVLSQRLAAHYDGDPFALYRSLRLINPSPYMAYFNFQDWQIIGSSPEVMVKAERSPTGDRLGIVRPIAGTRRRGATPSEDEALATELLDDPKEVAEHVMLVDLGRNDLGRVCRKGTVSVDELMVVERYSHVMHIVSNVRGCLDPEKTAWDLLKACFPAGTVSGAPKIRAMEIIHELEGTRRGPYSGVYGFYDFEGQLNSAIAIRTMVVRPDPNRGHRVSVQAGAGLVADSDPEKEYEETLNKARGLLEAIRCLS, from the coding sequence ATGATTTTTCCGAGTTTTTCCAAGTTTTCAGAACTGGCGAAAGAGGGCAATTTTGTTCCGGTTTACCAGGAATGGGTCGCGGACTTAGAGACTCCCGTATCGGCGTGGTATAAGGTTTGCTCCGGTCAGCCGTATAGTTTTTTATTGGAATCGGTCGAAGGCGGCGAGAAATTAGGACGCTACAGTTTTCTCGGCTGCGATCCGTTGTGGGTACTCGAAGCGCGCGGCGATCGCACCACCCAGAAACATCGGGACGGGGCGATCGAAACCTTTGACGGCGATCCGTTTGCGGTCCTCTCGCGCTGTCTCGAAACGATCGATCCGGTTCAATTACCCGAACTGCCTCCCGGCGTCGGCGGTTTATTCGGCTTTTGGGGATATGAATTAATTCGCTGGATCGAGCCTCGGGTGCCCGTTTACCCCCCCGCCGAGGGCGACTTACCCGATGGATTGTGGATGCAGGCGGATACCTTACTGATTTTCGATCAAGTCAAGCGCAAGATTTGGGCGATCGCCTATGCAGATTTGCGCGACCCGGAAACCAACCGAGAAACCGCTTACCAGCAAGCGTGCGATCGCGTCCGCCGTTTCGTCGATAAATTACAAATGCCCCTCTCCGGTAAAGATACAGTACTGGAGTGGCATCCACCCACCAGCCCCACCGACGCCGAGGACGCCTTAGCTTGGACGAGCAACACTTCCAAAGCGAAATTCTGCGAAAACGTCCTCAAGGCCAAACAATATATTACCGACGGCGATATCTTCCAAGTCGTCCTGTCTCAACGACTGGCGGCTCACTACGACGGCGATCCCTTTGCGCTCTACCGATCCCTGCGTCTGATCAATCCTTCGCCGTACATGGCCTATTTTAATTTCCAAGATTGGCAGATTATCGGGTCGAGTCCGGAAGTCATGGTGAAAGCCGAACGCTCTCCCACGGGCGATCGCCTCGGGATCGTCCGCCCGATCGCCGGAACCCGCCGCCGGGGCGCCACCCCCAGCGAAGACGAAGCCCTCGCCACCGAACTGCTCGACGACCCCAAAGAAGTCGCCGAACACGTCATGCTCGTCGATCTCGGACGCAACGATTTGGGCCGAGTTTGCCGCAAGGGAACCGTCAGCGTAGACGAATTGATGGTGGTCGAGCGCTATTCCCACGTCATGCACATCGTCAGTAACGTGCGCGGTTGTCTCGACCCGGAGAAAACCGCCTGGGACTTACTCAAAGCCTGTTTTCCCGCCGGAACCGTAAGCGGGGCGCCCAAAATTCGAGCGATGGAAATTATTCACGAATTAGAAGGCACTCGTCGCGGTCCGTATTCCGGCGTCTACGGATTTTACGACTTCGAGGGACAACTCAACAGCGCGATCGCCATTCGCACGATGGTCGTCCGACCGGATCCCAACCGAGGACACCGCGTTTCCGTGCAAGCAGGCGCCGGATTAGTCGCCGATTCCGACCCGGAAAAAGAATATGAGGAAACCTTGAATAAAGCGCGAGGATTGTTGGAAGCGATTCGCTGTTTGAGTTGA
- a CDS encoding photosystem I reaction center subunit II PsaD, which produces MAETLTGKPPKFGGSTGGLLTKANVEEKYAITWTSSKEQVFEMPTGGAAIMNEGENLLYLARKEQCLALGTQLRTKFKPKIEDFKIYRVYPNGETEYLHPKDGVFPEKVNEGRPFMGKVDRNIGSNPEPAKLKFSGKKTYDA; this is translated from the coding sequence ATGGCAGAAACTCTGACAGGAAAACCACCAAAGTTTGGCGGTAGCACAGGTGGGCTGCTGACCAAAGCTAATGTTGAAGAAAAATACGCCATCACCTGGACCAGCTCTAAAGAGCAGGTCTTTGAAATGCCCACAGGTGGGGCGGCCATTATGAATGAAGGTGAAAATCTCCTTTATTTAGCTCGCAAAGAGCAATGTCTCGCTTTGGGAACTCAATTGCGGACCAAATTTAAGCCCAAAATTGAGGATTTCAAGATTTACCGGGTTTACCCCAACGGTGAAACCGAGTATCTCCATCCCAAAGATGGCGTCTTCCCCGAGAAAGTCAATGAAGGTCGTCCCTTCATGGGCAAAGTGGATCGCAACATTGGCAGCAATCCCGAACCCGCCAAACTCAAGTTTAGTGGCAAGAAAACTTACGACGCTTAA
- a CDS encoding DICT sensory domain-containing protein yields MSIATSVLDQLLEHWPGLRSQVYFKTSLTALSHAMEDQVLAGETTPLVIACFQRERFYRQEAHRYKRIAAKSDRVFILAAPETDFKNSSEVHETVAFDPDDALAQEWHLIVLSSAYATCLVCREKEGSPLRVPEAPGMDQARRFEGIWTFDRQVTGDVARLLLDRIRIYRPELEAKIESTLDLYGLRGSSGDREVESSFQNVDPGPFAQRLVTYLQAGQHKLLKTYRSIAAQERRERLVNSIVMAIRQSLNPAEIFQVAVRELGQALGSCRCLIYRCKSTDATAAIAHEFLGSSVASLAGQTWPLQDNPLFDDVAIAAERIYVENTATDPRIENSPTLQALIEQWEIAAWLMVPVLYQNQLVGMVELHQCGDCPGQWEDEDLALVEAVATQVGVALIQAEAYANLEDLNEQLEALDLTRSNLIAITGHELRTPLSTIQVCLESLASDPDMPAELRQVMLSTALDDADRMRKLVQDFLTLSRLESGRVEWNPEVLPVAECIELALSSVRARSSQEHPLPTIAVEIPEDLPLVRADGEWLVEVLSKLLDNAWKFTPPEGTVSIGAEPFDESFLKVTIADSGRGIPGDRLEAVFDRFYQEEGALRRSTGGTGLGLAICRQIVNAWGGQIWAESEGKDCGSQFYFTIPTVESGSRSPGSDLASDREIGSKSSGKGKKREKSQKNPRSRRTTLR; encoded by the coding sequence ATGAGCATTGCTACTTCCGTACTGGACCAGTTGCTCGAACACTGGCCCGGACTCCGGTCTCAAGTTTATTTCAAAACTTCTTTAACCGCGCTGTCTCATGCGATGGAAGATCAAGTCTTGGCTGGGGAAACGACTCCCCTGGTGATTGCTTGCTTCCAGAGAGAGCGGTTTTACCGTCAAGAAGCCCACCGCTACAAGCGAATTGCCGCTAAAAGCGATCGGGTTTTTATTTTGGCGGCGCCGGAAACGGATTTTAAAAATAGTTCTGAAGTTCACGAAACCGTCGCCTTCGACCCGGATGATGCCCTGGCGCAAGAGTGGCATTTGATCGTTTTGAGTTCGGCTTATGCGACCTGTTTGGTCTGTCGGGAGAAAGAAGGGTCGCCCCTGCGAGTTCCGGAGGCGCCCGGGATGGACCAAGCCCGTCGCTTTGAGGGGATTTGGACGTTTGACCGTCAGGTGACCGGGGACGTGGCGCGCTTGCTGCTCGATCGCATCCGCATTTACCGACCGGAGTTAGAGGCCAAAATCGAGTCTACGTTGGACTTGTACGGGTTGAGGGGGTCGTCGGGCGATCGCGAGGTCGAAAGCAGCTTTCAAAATGTCGATCCCGGTCCGTTTGCCCAACGTTTGGTCACTTACCTGCAAGCGGGACAGCACAAGTTGTTAAAAACCTATCGATCGATCGCGGCCCAAGAACGCCGGGAACGGCTGGTCAACTCGATCGTGATGGCGATCCGCCAATCGCTCAATCCGGCAGAAATTTTCCAAGTGGCCGTCCGCGAACTCGGTCAAGCCTTGGGTTCTTGTCGCTGTTTAATTTATCGGTGCAAGTCAACGGACGCCACGGCGGCGATCGCCCACGAATTTTTAGGCAGTTCGGTCGCCTCCCTCGCGGGTCAAACCTGGCCGTTACAAGACAATCCCTTATTCGACGACGTGGCGATCGCCGCAGAGCGCATTTACGTCGAAAACACCGCCACCGACCCCCGCATCGAAAACTCGCCGACCTTACAAGCTCTCATCGAACAGTGGGAAATCGCCGCTTGGTTGATGGTTCCGGTTCTTTACCAAAATCAACTCGTGGGAATGGTCGAGTTGCACCAATGCGGCGACTGTCCCGGACAGTGGGAAGACGAGGATTTAGCCCTCGTGGAAGCCGTCGCTACCCAAGTCGGCGTCGCCTTGATTCAAGCGGAAGCCTACGCCAATCTCGAAGACCTCAACGAGCAACTCGAAGCCCTCGACTTGACCCGCAGCAATTTAATCGCGATTACCGGACATGAATTGCGAACGCCCCTGTCTACGATTCAAGTTTGCCTCGAAAGTCTCGCCAGCGATCCGGATATGCCCGCCGAACTGCGCCAGGTGATGCTGAGTACGGCCCTCGACGATGCGGACCGGATGCGAAAACTGGTGCAGGATTTTCTGACCCTGTCGCGGTTGGAAAGCGGACGGGTGGAGTGGAATCCGGAAGTGTTGCCCGTGGCTGAATGTATCGAATTGGCCTTGAGTAGCGTCCGGGCGCGATCGTCCCAAGAGCATCCCTTACCGACGATTGCGGTCGAGATCCCCGAAGACTTGCCGTTAGTACGGGCGGACGGCGAATGGTTGGTGGAGGTGCTGTCAAAACTGCTCGATAATGCCTGGAAATTTACCCCCCCGGAAGGGACGGTTTCCATCGGCGCCGAACCGTTCGACGAGAGTTTTTTAAAAGTGACGATCGCCGATAGCGGACGGGGGATCCCGGGCGATCGCCTCGAAGCCGTTTTCGACCGCTTTTATCAGGAAGAAGGCGCCCTGCGACGCTCCACCGGAGGCACCGGATTGGGATTGGCCATCTGTCGGCAAATTGTCAATGCTTGGGGCGGCCAAATTTGGGCCGAGTCCGAAGGGAAAGATTGCGGCAGTCAATTTTACTTTACAATCCCGACGGTAGAAAGTGGCAGCCGCAGCCCCGGCAGCGATCTCGCCTCCGATCGCGAAATTGGCTCGAAAAGTTCCGGGAAAGGAAAGAAACGAGAAAAATCTCAGAAAAATCCGCGCTCCCGTCGGACGACCTTACGTTAA
- a CDS encoding serine/threonine-protein kinase: MSLCLNPKCPHPENPDRHQFCQYCGTRLLLGDPIARYRPLRQIGAGGFSKTFIALDESNTGKPQCILKQLRWRGEDPETQTHLFSQEVDRLRAIGEHPQIPQFLDAFQGSDRDYVVQEFVPGQTLEQELSATGTFDESQIRQILEELLPVLHYLHQHDLIHRDLKPDNIIRRQDTQQLVLVDFGAAKQATATALAKTGTLIGSAEYTAPEQLRGHPTFASDLYSLGVSCIHLLSDLSPFDLFDPFEGKWRWRDYLLEPVSDELSEILDKLLCSHLRGRYQSARDVLKAVDPRSPIAPPVRRRRSQSVYVSQPLASPPAPAATPTVRPQSVEGSAPIPAVQSDPTLPPAPPDPAPKWQCVTTIAHPSVSGICAIALIPQAQAIATAGGDGTVKFWDLATGEGLQEIRTQPSGPLAIAIAPDGRLLACAKADGRIDLWQLWQLSPQDLRRGIAPLLVRTLSGHTSLVGSVAFCPDKQTLASGSRDRTLKLWDLQTGRLRQTFAEHGDRVTSVAFNPQWATATPERSHYLVSSSANGEIALWQIDKCELQHLLYGHRGEVYAVAVSGDGRHLVSSSWDRTVKIWQWGDDPLVMPALTHILTGHVLPVGAIACSPDGQTCATASHDSTIKLWNLETGTEFATLTAHSQSVVALAFSPDGTTLASGSHDGTAKLWRWG, translated from the coding sequence ATGTCACTATGTCTCAATCCCAAATGTCCGCATCCTGAAAACCCGGATCGTCATCAATTTTGTCAGTATTGCGGGACGCGGCTGTTATTGGGAGATCCGATCGCCCGGTATCGTCCTTTACGGCAAATTGGGGCCGGGGGATTTAGTAAAACCTTCATTGCCCTCGACGAGTCCAACACGGGCAAACCCCAGTGCATTCTCAAACAACTTCGCTGGCGAGGTGAAGACCCCGAAACTCAGACCCACTTATTTTCCCAGGAAGTCGATCGCCTGCGAGCGATTGGCGAACATCCGCAAATTCCGCAGTTTTTAGATGCTTTCCAGGGGAGCGATCGCGATTACGTCGTTCAGGAGTTCGTCCCCGGTCAAACCTTAGAACAAGAATTGAGCGCCACCGGGACGTTTGACGAAAGCCAAATTCGCCAAATTTTAGAAGAATTGCTTCCCGTCCTCCACTACCTCCACCAGCACGATCTCATCCATCGCGATCTCAAACCGGACAATATTATTCGCCGTCAGGATACGCAACAGTTGGTTTTGGTCGATTTTGGGGCGGCGAAACAGGCGACGGCGACGGCGTTGGCGAAAACGGGGACGTTAATCGGATCGGCGGAATATACGGCGCCGGAACAGTTGCGGGGTCATCCGACGTTTGCCAGCGACTTGTACAGTTTGGGGGTCAGTTGCATTCATTTGCTCTCGGATCTCTCGCCGTTCGATTTGTTCGATCCATTTGAGGGGAAATGGAGGTGGCGCGATTATCTACTCGAACCCGTCAGCGATGAATTGAGCGAGATTTTAGACAAGTTATTGTGTTCTCACTTGCGAGGACGCTATCAATCGGCGCGCGACGTTCTCAAGGCGGTCGATCCCCGATCGCCGATCGCCCCTCCGGTGCGAAGACGACGGTCTCAATCGGTCTACGTCTCTCAACCCCTCGCGTCGCCCCCCGCCCCGGCAGCGACGCCAACGGTCCGCCCTCAGTCCGTCGAAGGATCTGCGCCCATTCCCGCCGTCCAAAGCGATCCGACCCTGCCGCCCGCCCCACCAGATCCGGCGCCGAAGTGGCAATGTGTGACGACGATCGCCCATCCGAGCGTGAGTGGTATTTGTGCGATCGCCCTCATTCCTCAAGCCCAGGCGATCGCCACGGCAGGGGGTGACGGGACGGTCAAATTTTGGGATCTCGCCACCGGGGAAGGGTTGCAGGAAATCCGCACTCAACCGTCCGGGCCGTTGGCGATCGCGATCGCGCCGGACGGTCGCTTGTTGGCCTGCGCTAAGGCAGACGGACGCATCGACTTGTGGCAGTTGTGGCAGTTGAGTCCCCAAGATCTGCGCCGGGGAATCGCCCCCCTTCTCGTCCGCACTTTATCCGGTCACACGAGTTTGGTGGGATCCGTTGCCTTCTGTCCGGACAAGCAGACCCTGGCCAGTGGCAGCCGCGATCGCACTCTCAAGTTGTGGGATCTCCAAACGGGTCGCCTTCGCCAAACCTTCGCGGAACACGGCGATCGCGTCACTTCAGTTGCCTTTAACCCGCAGTGGGCGACGGCTACCCCGGAGCGTTCGCACTACCTGGTTAGCTCAAGTGCGAACGGCGAAATCGCCCTCTGGCAAATCGATAAATGTGAGTTACAACATCTCCTCTACGGCCATCGAGGGGAAGTCTATGCAGTGGCGGTTTCCGGTGACGGACGCCATCTCGTCAGCAGCAGTTGGGACCGGACGGTCAAAATTTGGCAGTGGGGGGACGATCCTCTCGTGATGCCCGCCTTAACTCATATTTTAACGGGTCACGTCCTGCCCGTAGGGGCGATCGCCTGTTCTCCCGACGGTCAAACTTGTGCAACCGCCAGTCATGACAGCACAATTAAACTATGGAATCTCGAAACGGGGACAGAATTCGCCACGTTAACAGCACATTCTCAAAGTGTGGTCGCCTTGGCGTTCTCTCCCGACGGGACGACTTTAGCCAGTGGCAGTCACGACGGGACGGCGAAGTTATGGCGGTGGGGTTGA
- a CDS encoding WD40 repeat domain-containing protein, which translates to MTKRHWLDISETIAIAGSILGTIAATGTGQFVYAVTPLTLAVGLNLANRQRIDRGDRLETETAIAHLHESIQSLPEATNLEAIERRMQGVEWEAQQLVSERKTEIKDLKQDLRGELEAAIAPIYDRLNPLQENFDALDEFVADLERETNERFDRLKTEITQDLEQHLETTLENALSSWGDRLENLENRPAIDAETQAEFDRFKQTILEQTQEAIDRVHQFMESLPPLPNLDAIYRRLEQLDAIADDWKQTREHHDRAISTLQAAIDTQQAAIGPLKAEIESLQGLEQIDSVEKRLDRLETTLQELAETTKLQLEQLSELLNLSDETAESAQLHDLIKSIPSSPSLEATYQRLDLLESRTEQIERERTQYSDRLDAHQEDNQGAISDVLQRLANVQDRLERLEFLAQNQPSSPPTPRLNLADLSNVSVTRDEWDDWDDAWQNEPTPPPASEPEPPPPATPLPELTTSAPPPPPPPSEPEPTPPPAANPHQPPPVLNQYRKETFANPAKSAPTNRKDEEEFDDEFGDEFGDEFGDEFGDEFDDELNEDRTGKRNSGDRPSSGQFLGGFESSFGEIVGEVEGFVGNLFSKIKTPEAIPIPGKGSDRVGDSGGSHWKCIKTLKAHVDAVQAVAISPDGERFATGDRDNTIRLWTVETGEEVRVFNGDEWFATVNALAFSPDGDRLAGAIGENLYIWTVATGETLQLISGQSATIDSLHFVNNGRQIATGDSRHLVKILDVESGREVRSLRGHTEAIYAITMTPDEQLLLSASGDRTVKIWQVYDGVEIKTLKGYSEAVRCLATTPDGDTIVSGTSDGTIRVWNRKTGAETFQLNEHLGGITALAVTPDGEFLISSSEDKTMKVWQLETGLCVQTLRGHSDRINDLAIAPDGNHLISVSGDKTIKVWKAESKS; encoded by the coding sequence ATGACTAAACGACATTGGCTTGATATTAGCGAAACGATCGCGATCGCCGGATCGATCCTCGGGACGATCGCCGCCACGGGAACCGGACAATTTGTGTATGCAGTGACGCCGTTAACCCTTGCGGTCGGCTTGAATTTGGCGAACCGACAACGGATCGATCGCGGCGATCGCTTGGAAACAGAAACGGCGATCGCCCATTTACACGAATCGATTCAATCTCTACCGGAAGCCACCAATCTAGAGGCGATCGAACGTCGAATGCAAGGGGTGGAATGGGAAGCACAACAACTCGTTTCCGAACGAAAAACCGAGATTAAAGATTTAAAACAAGACCTACGCGGCGAACTGGAAGCGGCGATCGCCCCGATTTACGATCGCCTCAATCCCCTGCAAGAAAATTTCGACGCTTTAGATGAATTTGTCGCCGATCTCGAACGGGAAACGAACGAACGATTTGACCGTTTAAAAACAGAAATTACTCAAGACCTCGAACAACATCTCGAAACAACTTTAGAAAATGCCCTTTCTTCCTGGGGCGATCGCCTGGAGAACTTAGAAAATCGTCCGGCGATCGATGCAGAAACTCAAGCCGAATTCGATCGGTTCAAGCAAACGATTCTCGAACAAACCCAAGAGGCGATCGATCGCGTTCACCAATTCATGGAATCGTTACCGCCGTTGCCGAATTTAGACGCGATTTATCGCCGTTTGGAACAACTCGACGCGATCGCCGACGACTGGAAACAGACTCGCGAACACCACGATCGCGCGATCTCAACCCTGCAAGCGGCGATCGACACTCAACAAGCGGCGATCGGGCCGCTTAAGGCTGAAATCGAGTCCCTGCAAGGCTTAGAACAAATCGACAGCGTCGAAAAACGCCTCGATCGTTTGGAAACGACCTTGCAAGAACTCGCCGAAACCACCAAATTGCAACTCGAACAACTCTCGGAACTTCTCAACCTCTCCGACGAGACCGCCGAAAGCGCCCAATTACACGATCTGATTAAATCTATCCCCAGTTCTCCCAGCCTCGAAGCCACTTACCAACGCCTCGATCTCCTCGAATCTCGCACGGAACAAATCGAACGCGAACGCACTCAGTATAGCGATCGCCTCGACGCCCACCAAGAAGATAACCAAGGCGCCATCTCCGACGTTCTCCAACGTCTCGCCAACGTCCAAGACCGCTTGGAACGTCTCGAATTCCTCGCCCAAAATCAACCGAGTTCCCCGCCGACTCCCCGCTTAAATTTAGCCGATCTCTCCAATGTATCGGTCACTCGCGACGAGTGGGACGACTGGGACGACGCTTGGCAAAACGAACCGACCCCACCCCCCGCCAGCGAACCGGAACCGCCGCCGCCTGCCACCCCTTTACCGGAATTAACCACATCGGCGCCACCGCCGCCACCTCCCCCCAGCGAACCGGAACCGACGCCACCCCCCGCCGCCAATCCCCATCAACCGCCCCCCGTTCTCAATCAATATCGGAAAGAAACCTTTGCAAATCCTGCGAAGTCGGCCCCGACCAACCGCAAGGATGAGGAAGAATTCGACGACGAATTCGGCGATGAATTTGGCGATGAATTTGGCGATGAATTTGGCGATGAATTTGACGATGAATTAAACGAAGACAGAACAGGAAAACGCAATTCAGGCGATCGCCCGTCTTCCGGTCAATTCCTCGGCGGCTTTGAATCTTCATTCGGTGAAATTGTCGGTGAAGTCGAAGGCTTTGTCGGCAATCTTTTTTCTAAAATTAAAACCCCGGAAGCTATTCCGATCCCGGGTAAAGGATCCGATCGCGTCGGAGACAGTGGGGGGAGTCATTGGAAGTGTATTAAAACTTTAAAAGCCCATGTGGATGCGGTGCAAGCGGTGGCTATTTCTCCCGATGGCGAACGCTTCGCCACGGGCGATCGCGATAATACGATCCGACTGTGGACGGTCGAAACCGGGGAAGAAGTTCGCGTTTTTAATGGTGACGAATGGTTTGCCACGGTTAACGCCCTCGCCTTCAGTCCCGACGGCGATCGCCTCGCTGGGGCGATCGGCGAAAATCTCTATATTTGGACGGTCGCAACCGGAGAAACATTACAGCTAATTTCCGGTCAATCCGCAACGATCGATAGCCTGCATTTTGTCAATAATGGTCGTCAAATTGCCACGGGAGATAGTCGCCATCTCGTCAAAATTTTGGATGTCGAAAGCGGTCGCGAAGTTCGCAGTTTGCGCGGTCATACCGAGGCGATTTATGCGATAACCATGACTCCGGACGAACAACTTTTACTCAGCGCCAGTGGCGATCGCACGGTCAAAATTTGGCAAGTCTACGATGGGGTAGAAATTAAAACCTTAAAAGGTTATTCAGAGGCGGTTCGTTGCCTCGCGACGACCCCCGACGGCGACACGATCGTAAGCGGGACGAGTGACGGAACTATCCGCGTCTGGAACCGCAAAACAGGGGCGGAAACGTTCCAACTCAACGAACATTTAGGGGGAATTACCGCCCTAGCGGTCACCCCCGACGGTGAATTTCTCATCAGTAGCAGTGAGGATAAAACCATGAAAGTTTGGCAACTGGAAACGGGGTTATGCGTGCAAACTTTACGCGGTCATTCCGATCGCATTAACGATCTGGCGATCGCCCCCGATGGCAATCATTTAATCAGTGTCAGTGGGGATAAAACGATTAAAGTTTGGAAAGCTGAATCGAAATCATGA
- a CDS encoding serine/threonine-protein kinase, which translates to MSYCLNPDCQQPLNPKDGQFCQSCGQKLRLGDRYRAVKSIGQGGFGRTFLGVDEYKPSQPYCAIKQFFPQSQSSRQPEKAAELFRQEAIRLDELGKHPQIPELLAHFEVNNYQYLVQEFIPGETLERELADRGAFNEREIRLVLADLLPVLKFVHEKQVIHRDIKPENIIRRPIFAGKGDRETEQSQLVLVDFGASKFATATALGRTGTVIGTAGYAAPEQTIGKAVTASDLYGLGVTCLHLLTAIAPFDLYDLDRGVWVWRDYLNEPISPQLGEILDGLVENNLNRRFHSAKEVLERVQNLPPLPTYKSSPPPGSSAASGSAPYRSPIASFIGGTRQLVTGWLVEKLGDYDGAIAAYDRAISANPDRPEPWYKKGHACLELKRYEEAKQCYEKVLELKPNHVRCLGDRGLLMFILKDYAQSFLSYERCLELDPNQPFVCLHCSLVAKLCGRDREAEKYFDRAQKLLPQSESNTIVMQAWEMLIRSRSPRGRI; encoded by the coding sequence ATGTCCTATTGCTTAAATCCCGATTGTCAACAACCGCTAAATCCTAAAGATGGTCAATTTTGCCAATCTTGCGGGCAAAAATTGCGGTTGGGCGATCGGTATCGGGCGGTCAAATCAATCGGACAAGGGGGATTCGGGCGCACGTTTCTCGGCGTAGATGAATATAAACCCTCTCAGCCTTATTGCGCGATCAAACAATTTTTTCCCCAATCGCAAAGTAGCCGTCAACCCGAAAAAGCGGCGGAACTGTTTCGACAAGAAGCAATCCGTCTCGACGAGTTAGGAAAACACCCCCAAATTCCTGAATTATTAGCCCATTTTGAGGTCAATAATTATCAATATCTGGTGCAAGAGTTTATCCCGGGGGAAACTTTAGAACGGGAATTAGCCGATCGCGGTGCTTTTAACGAACGAGAAATCCGCTTGGTTTTAGCCGATTTACTACCCGTTCTAAAGTTCGTCCACGAGAAACAGGTGATTCACCGGGATATTAAGCCAGAAAATATCATTCGCCGTCCAATTTTCGCCGGAAAGGGCGATCGCGAAACCGAACAATCTCAATTGGTTTTAGTCGATTTTGGCGCCTCTAAATTTGCTACGGCAACGGCGTTAGGACGGACGGGAACGGTCATCGGAACTGCGGGATATGCGGCCCCGGAACAAACGATCGGTAAGGCGGTTACGGCTAGCGATTTGTACGGTTTGGGGGTCACTTGTTTGCACTTGCTGACGGCGATCGCCCCGTTCGATTTATACGATCTCGATCGCGGGGTGTGGGTCTGGCGAGATTACCTCAACGAACCGATAAGTCCCCAACTCGGCGAGATTTTGGATGGTTTAGTCGAAAATAACCTCAATCGACGCTTTCATTCGGCGAAGGAAGTTCTCGAACGAGTGCAAAATTTGCCGCCACTTCCGACTTACAAAAGTTCGCCGCCGCCGGGGAGTTCGGCGGCGAGTGGATCGGCCCCCTATCGATCGCCGATCGCCAGTTTTATCGGGGGAACGCGACAACTGGTGACGGGATGGTTGGTGGAAAAATTAGGCGATTACGACGGGGCGATCGCTGCTTACGACCGGGCTATTTCTGCGAATCCCGATCGCCCGGAACCTTGGTATAAAAAAGGACACGCCTGTTTGGAATTAAAGCGTTACGAGGAAGCAAAACAGTGTTATGAAAAGGTTTTAGAACTCAAGCCCAATCACGTTCGCTGCTTGGGCGATCGGGGGTTATTGATGTTTATTTTAAAAGACTATGCACAATCTTTTTTAAGTTACGAACGGTGTTTAGAACTCGATCCCAATCAGCCTTTTGTTTGCTTGCATTGCAGTTTAGTGGCTAAATTATGCGGGCGCGATCGTGAAGCTGAAAAATACTTCGATCGCGCCCAAAAACTCCTGCCCCAATCCGAATCTAATACGATCGTGATGCAAGCTTGGGAAATGCTGATTCGATCGCGATCGCCGAGGGGTCGGATATAG